In Pirellula sp. SH-Sr6A, the DNA window CGCGAAATTGTTTTATCACACCCCACTCCGCCGGGGGCTTTCGGGAGGAAATGGAGGGTTTGGTGAGACACTTCCTCGAAAACCTAGCTCGATTCGAACAGAACGAGCCCTTGAAGAACCGAGTGATCTAATCGCATCAATGCGTCCGCCCCTCGCTACTCGCTTCTCGATTTGTTTTTTGTTGATCGCAATCGGGCGACACGGTGCAGGGAATCGATGGTGGAGAGTGCTTCTTTCATCGAGATCTTCGAGTCCCCTTGTTGCCGTTCGGTATAGACGATTCCAACTTCCGTCCAGCGATTGCCTTGATCGATCAAGTGCCAAAGGATTTCTTCGAGGAACCCATATCCTTTGCCGTGAATCGAAGTCCAATCCAGTCGAGCCAGTGCGGCGACTCGATACAGGCGATACGCGCTGCTGCAATCTCGGACCTTCCAACCGACCACCCAGCGCGCATACGCATTGGCGCATCGACTCACGAAGATCCGCTTCCAGGAACAGCCTTCTAAACCACCTCCCTCGACATATCGCGATCCGATTACCAAATCGTGCGCAGGGCGTTGAGCAAGCAGTCTGGGGATCGCAGCGGGATCATGGCTTAGATCGGCATCCAAATTCAGTACCCAATCGTATTGGTTCTCGATCGCGTATCGCATGCCAGCGCGAATAGCTGTCCCCAGCCCCAGTTTTCCAGGTCGATGAATCAAGAAAGTATGGGGTCGCGACTCACTTTTTGCCTTCACCCATTCGGAGGTCCCGTCGGGCGAGTTGTCATCGACGACGAGAATGTCGCTCCCTGGTAGGACGGCATCCAACTTATCGAAGAGGGTCGGGAGATTCAGCTTCTCGTTGTAAGTGCATACGAGAACCAGCAGTCGCTCCCCCTCGACCATCCCTGCCGAAGCAAGGCTGGCATCGGCGGTCGCTTCAAGCTTCTTGGGTTCCAACCTTATTCACCTTCGGAGGCGTCCGATACATCGGACTCGGAAGTGGATTCGGGCAGCGACTCATCGATCGGCAATTCGGAAACGGGAGCGATCGGTGCCGATGCGGCTTCAATCTCCGATGGATCGATATCTTGGGATGGAACCCGAACGATCGCGGTGAGCGAATCGCCTTCGTCCAAGCTCATAATCCGGACCCCTTGGGTGTTGCGGCCGATGACGCTAACGTCCTTGACCGCGATCCGCTGGATCTTGCCCCGGGTGGTCATCATCAAGACTTCATCAGAATCGTGCACCGCAGCGATCCCAACCACCTTGCCGTTCCGTCTTGTCGCTTTGATGTCGATGACACCCTTGCCACCTCGGCGTTGGGTTCGATAGCGATTCGCAGAGCCTAAATCTTCGGCTTCCGGTTCCTCGACGGGGACCTCTTCTTCGATCAAGCCATCTTCCTCGGATCCTTCGTCGGACATCGGCAATTCCTTGCCAGCCATCTCATCGCCTGGACCGAAAGTGGTTCGCTTTCCGTAGCCAAACTCGCAAGCGGTAAGAAGGGTCGCTGTCGGATCGGCGACCACCATCCCGACCACTTCGTCACCCTTTCTCAGCGAGATACCCTTTACGCCGGACGTATTGCGCCCCATCGGGCGTGCATCGCTTTCGGAGAATCGAATCGCCATCCCTGTCGAGGTCGAAAGTACGATCTGGTCGTTCGGCTTGGTGATGACCACATCAACCAATTCATCGTCCTCTCGAAGCTTGATTGCGATGATTCCACCTCTCTTCGGACGGCTGTATGCCTCCAGCTCGGTCTTCTTTACAATCCCCTTCTTGGTACCCATCATGAGGAAGTGGCCGGGTAGGTCAAAGTTTCGTACGACAACGCAGTCGCGAATCTTCTCGTCTGGGGAAAGGTTCAACAAATTGACGACGGCCCGCCCGCGGCTCTCGCGGCTCATCTGCGGGATCTCCCAGACCTTTTGCCAGTACACCTTTCCTTGGTTGGTGAAGAACAGGAGGTAAGCGTGGGTGCTCGCAACAAAAAGATGCTCCACGGGATCCTCTTCCTCCGCTCGCATCCCCGCGATTCCTTTGCCTCCCCGCTTTTGGGCGCGATAGGTGGTGGCCGGAATCCGCTTGATGTAGCCTTGGGTGGAAATCGTGACCACCATGGTTTCCTCGGTGATGAGGTCTTCCATGTTGTAGTTCCCGAGTTCTTCGTCATCGATCACGGTCTTTCGATCGGTTCCGTATCGACGGGAGATTTCTTCCAGGTCGGCGCGGATGATTCCATAGATCCGTACAGGATCGCCTAGGATATCGCGGTACTCGGAGATTTCATCTAGCAATGCCGAGTGTTCTTCCGCCAACCTTTCTTGTTCCAGTCCAGCCAACTGGCCGAGAGTCATGCGCAGAATGGCGTCGGTTTGCACACTGGTCAAGCGATAGGTGTCGCTTATGCCGCGTTCCAGTTGGAAATCGGTATAGCCTCGATCGCCCAACGCTCGCTCCATCATCGATGCGGGACATTCGACCCCCATCAGTTTTTCCTTCGCTTCGGCCTGCGTGCGACTGTTGCGGATGATCTGGATGATGTGATCGATATCGGCGAGAGCCAGCAGCAGCCCCTCCACGACGTGCTTTCGCTTTCGAGCCGAGGCGAGCAAGAACTGCGTGCGTCGCCGGATGACGATAACGCGGTGTCGCAGAAACTCCTGCATCATTTCCTTGAGGGTCAACTCGCGAGGCTTTCCGTCCACGAGTGCCAAAAGGATGATCGAATGGGTTTCTTGCAGTGAGGAAAACTGATAAAGCTGATTGAGAACGATATGAGGATCGTGACCTTGCTTGAGCTCGATCACAATTCGAACCGGCTCTTTCAAATCGCTTTCATCGCGAATGCCGGAGATGCCTTTGATCTTGTCGTTGCGAACCAGGTCGGCGATCCGTTCCACCACGCGATCACGGGCTTGCTGGAATGGGATCTCTCGAACGATCAACCTCGCCTTTTTGCCTTCTTCCACATCGACGCGAGCGCGCACCACGATCGTCGAGCGTCCGGTGTTGTAGGCTTGTCGGATGGAGTAGCGTCCGCAGATGATCCCGCCGGTCGGGAAGTCGGGACCGGGGACGATTTCGCACAGTTCGCTGATCGAGATCTCGGGATCTTCGATCATGCGGATCAATCCGGCGCAGATCTCTCGCAAATTATGCGGAGGGATGCTGGTCGCCATCCCCACCGCGATGCCTTGCGCGCCGTTGACGAGCAAGTTCGGGAATTTCGATGGCAGGACGACGGGCTCGGTGCGCCGTTCGTCATACGTGGGGATGTAGTCGACCGTATCCAGCTTCAAGTCGTCCAGCATCATGGCGGCTGGGGGAGCCAATCGGGCTTCGGTGTATCGCATGGCCGCCGCGGGTAACCCTGCGATCGATCCAAAGTTCCCTTGCTTGTCGATCAACACGTGGCGCATGTTCCATTCCTGCGCCATGCGGACCAGGGTCGGGTAGATGATCGCTTCCCCGTGCGGGTGGTAGTTACCCGACGTATCGCCGGCGATCTTCGCGCATTTGACCCGGGCGGCACCAGGGGTAAGGCTCAAGTCGTTCATGGCGACCAAGATCCGGCGCTGACTCGGCTTCAACCCATCTCGAACATCCGGTAGCGCCCGGCTGACGATAACGCTCATCGCGTAGGTCAAATAACTATTGCGGAGCTCGTCCTCGATCGCCTCCTCGATCATCCGCTCACCGGGCCCCTCGCCATCCCCCCCACCATCCGCATTGGGAAGGTTCGAAGGATCGTTGGGATCAAAATCGTCGGGTGGCAAATTGGACACGGGTACAAACCGATCTGCTGGTTAGGGTCAATGCAGGGACTCAGCAATAGCTGGAATCCGCCACTTTCAATCACGCTTTCGCCGATCGCCTTCGCGACAGCCAAAAAGCGTCTCAATTTCCAATTATTTCCAAGCTTTTTTGCACTCAGAAGGAAGTTGGAATTCTACCCGATCCACCCCATTTTCACAATCGCGGCCCCCCCATGCGCTCGCCCGTGCGCCCACCCGCGTGCTCGCTCCGATCTAAAGCCTTATACTCTCACCTTCCACCCCCACCGTTTCATCGCACTTCCACGAGGAAGACTTCCATGCTGCCACGTTCCTACCAAAAACTTCCCGCGATTGTGCTTTGCTGTTTCGCAATGCTCGGCAACCTTGTGCGCGCCGACGAACCTGCGCGCGCTGGCGAGTTCCCGTCTCTGAGCAAGCCCATCCAGGAACTGATGGAGGAGTACCAAGCGATCGGGCTCGCTGTCGCCGTCGTCCGAAATGGCGAACCCGTCCACGCCGAATCGTTCGGTCTTCGAAGCCTCGAAACGAAGGAGCCGCTCCGCGCCGAGGACCTCTTTCGAATCGCGTCGATTTCCAAGTCCTTTTCGGCGACCGCGGTGATGCAATTGGTCGAAGCGGGCAAACTCCAGCTTTCCGATGACGCCGGGGACTTGGCCGGATTCTCTATCCGCAACCCAGAGCACCCGGATACACCTATCACGTTGAAGATGCTCCTCTCGCACTCCTCGAGCCTGAACGACAGCCAAGGCTATTTCTCGCTCGACGTGCTGGATCCGTCGAAAGCCACCTACGCGCCGAAATGCTTCAGTCCCAAAAAACCTGGAACGGAACACCGCTACTGCAATCTCAATTTCAATTTGATCGGCGCGATCATCGAACGCGCTTCGGGGGAACGATTTGATGACTATGTCGCGAATCATATTCTCAAGCCTCTTGGACTCACCGGCGGCTATCGCGTCGACGCGCTCGACGCCGATCGCTTCGTGACGCTCTACGAATACGACTCCAACACGAAGTCCTTCACGCCATCACCCAACGCTTATCACCCTCGTCGCGAAGAGATCGATCGCTATGTGTTCGGTTACAGTACCCCTATCTTCTCTCCTACGGGTGGAATGAAAATCTCCGCCTCCGATCTGGCTCGGTACATGACGATGCACATGCAGATGGGCGAAGTGGACGGCGTTCGCATCCTTTCCGCCGAACATGCAAAACTCATGCAGACTCCCGTACTCGAGTCCTCGGGTTACGGACTCGCGATCACCACCACCAACAAACTCATTCCCGGACAAATGCTCAAGGGACATACAGGGTCTGCGTACGGACTTTACAGCATGATGTTCTTTCATCCCGAAAAGAAGTTCGGATTCGTTCTCATCACCAACGGCTGCAATCCAAAACAAAGCGAAGGACAAACCGAATTCATGAATAGGGCGGCTAGGCTCGTCTATCGAGAATGGATTCAACCCTCGCGAAACATTCCTCTTTCCAAGACCGAGTCCCCATGAAACCGATCGTACAAATTTCGCTGGATCTCACCAACATCGATGAAGCCCTCGAAACCGCCGAGATGGCGATGCGGGCCGGAGTCGATTGGCTCGAGGCAGGCACCCCGCTCATCCTGGCAGAAGGGCTGCACGGAATCCGCGCTCTGCGCAGCCGCTTTCCAAACGTCCCCATCGTCGCCGATCTGAAGACGATGGACGGCGGATACCTTGAGGCCGAGATGATGGCCAAAGCAGGTGCGACCCATGTTGTCGTCATGGCGCGGGCTCACGAAGAAACTGTGCGGTGCGTGGTCAAAGCGGGCAAGGACTTTGGGGTCAAGGTGATGGGGGACAATATGATATGCCCCGACATGGTAGCCGGCGCCAAATGGCTAGAAGACCTTGGGTGCGACTATGTGATCCACCATATCGGATATGACGAACGACGGGGAATCGCGGCTCGCGGCCATCGTATGCCCAGCCCGCTCGATCAATTGCGCGAGGTGGTCCAAGCGGTAAAAATTCCCGTCCAAGCGGTCGGTGGACTGTCGCTCGAGCAAGCCGTAGCATGCCCCTCCTACGGCGCTCCGCTGGTCGTATTAGGTGCCCCACTCACGATCGACGCCGATTCGTTCAAAACCGCTTCCGGGGACTTGGAAAGTTCGCTTCGGTTGATCTGCGAAAAAATCCATGCTAGTGAGACCCGCGTCTTCTAAGGGATTCGAATAGATCGGACAACTCGCCGATCCATCGGTCCATGCTGTGGTTTTCAAGAATGTATTGGCGAGCTGCCTCGAGAGGGGCTAGCCATGGATCGGGATCTGAGAATCGCCGGCGCATTGCATTCGCAATCTCCGTCGCGCTGCACCGCGCTACCAACTGACCGAGCCCCGTACGCCGAAATAGTTCTCCCGCTCCCCCGGGTGTATTGGTAGCGAGTACGGGGACACGACATAGCATGGCTTCCAAGACCACGTTGGGGAGCCCCTCGTAGAGCGAAGGCAGGACCATCAAATCCGATTTAGCCAAAAGCGAGTAAGGGTTCGCTTGGACACCGTGAAACAGAACGCTACCCCGAAGTCCGAGTGAATCGGTCAAGGACTCTAGTTCCTTGCGCAGTACTCCATCTCCTACCAAGTGGACCACAACGGGAGGTGCATCTCCTTGTTCCACAAATTTTTGGTATAGCGCCATGGCTTCGATCAAGTATCGATGTCCTTTCTCATCGCTCTGGCGACCGATCGCAATGACCTGTTTACAACGAAGGTCCAGCGATGAGTTTTCCCACGGCATCTGGGCAGACGATTCGATCCGCTTGACATCGATAGGGCTAGTAACGATTCGGAAACGTTCTCGGGGGATGTTGTAAAACAATGCCGCGCTCGCAGCGGTCTCCGATCCAACAGCCAACAAGCCTTGAGCAGAAAGATAACTGCGCCGGAGCGCTCGTTTCTTCCAAGCGAGCCAGCGCTTTTCGCTTCGGACAACATCTTCGTTGGGAGGGGAAACCAGGGTGGCGATGCGAGGCGTCTGAGTCCGTTTGGCAGCCGGGCCCGCGATCAATGCCATGTGAAAGAGTCTGTCGTAAACCAAATCGACCGGGTGCGATCGAAGATGCTGCGTCAAGTGTCGGACTTGATCGGCAAAGATTCTTCCGGGCCAATTCCAACGAGGTGGGGACCGATCTCCCCAATAGGAATAAACCGCTACATCCTCGGGCACTTCTTCGAGCAAACTCCCTTTCGGGTAAAGGAGGTACAGCGAAAGGTCGAAGCGCGATCGATCCAAGTACTGCATTAGATAAAGCATTTGACGTTCGCTACCGCCCGCCTCCATCGACGAAGAGCACAGGAGCAAACGTGTGCGATTTGGATTCACCGACATTCTCGATCCGCTAAACTGGAGCGAGGCCCCTCGACAGAAAACGGGTCTCCCGAATTCTCAAGCAGCCCATACCCCATGACCATTCCATTTCCAAGCATCGATCGGCGCCAGTTCGTTCAAGGGCTCGCGGCACTGGCTTCGATACACCCTGCTGCGATTGTAGCGGCTTCTTCGACCTTCGCGGGCGGTTCGCTGGGGTTCCACGCAGATCCGGCGACCACCCCCTCCAGCACCCCCTCGCTCCTCCCTCTGCCCAGCGCGGAGCCCTTTTTCGAGTGGTTAACGGATCGAACACAAAGTTTGGAGTCGAGTTCCCCTGCCTGGGAACCTCTTCGCTCCCTCATCGCATCCCTTCGCATACCGCGGGATGGGCGAAGTCGCTTTCTCATGCCGCGAGCCCGCACAGTCGGTAGACGACTCACGACGGCTTGGGAAGCCGCGTTCCCTAGTTCCGTCGATCGCGAAACTCTCCAGCGGTATCTCATTTCGCTCGACGGCGATATCCAAATGGAAATCGAACGAGCTCAAACCGCGAATCAGCTAGATCAGGCTTCGCGCTGGAACTGGCTTCGCGCAGGCTTCGCAACCCTTCGCATCCCCCAAGCGGAAGTGAGATGGCCTCCCGCCGAGGCGATCCTCACTCCCCGCCGAGTTCGCGCTTCGTCCAAAGGATCTCATCCCATCACCGGTTGGCCCGCATCGGCTTACCAATTGATTCAAACACCCCACTTCGATATCGCCTTCCAGGGCCGAAGCCAAAATGGAGCCGAAGTCGCCGAGTACTGTGAGCTCGCCTTTGCGTTGTGGCGACAAATGTTTTTCGAATACGCCCGATCGAATGAACAAACGGGCGCACCGAATCTCTCGTCGCGAGAACGCCCCTTTCAAGTCGTCATTTTCCGATCTAGAGATGCTTATTTGAGCGCCCTCGCGAGCAGCGTTCGCAACGTGGCTCTTTCCAACGGCTACTACAATCCATCGCAATCGGT includes these proteins:
- a CDS encoding polyprenol monophosphomannose synthase encodes the protein MEPKKLEATADASLASAGMVEGERLLVLVCTYNEKLNLPTLFDKLDAVLPGSDILVVDDNSPDGTSEWVKAKSESRPHTFLIHRPGKLGLGTAIRAGMRYAIENQYDWVLNLDADLSHDPAAIPRLLAQRPAHDLVIGSRYVEGGGLEGCSWKRIFVSRCANAYARWVVGWKVRDCSSAYRLYRVAALARLDWTSIHGKGYGFLEEILWHLIDQGNRWTEVGIVYTERQQGDSKISMKEALSTIDSLHRVARLRSTKNKSRSE
- the gyrA gene encoding DNA gyrase subunit A; this encodes MIEEAIEDELRNSYLTYAMSVIVSRALPDVRDGLKPSQRRILVAMNDLSLTPGAARVKCAKIAGDTSGNYHPHGEAIIYPTLVRMAQEWNMRHVLIDKQGNFGSIAGLPAAAMRYTEARLAPPAAMMLDDLKLDTVDYIPTYDERRTEPVVLPSKFPNLLVNGAQGIAVGMATSIPPHNLREICAGLIRMIEDPEISISELCEIVPGPDFPTGGIICGRYSIRQAYNTGRSTIVVRARVDVEEGKKARLIVREIPFQQARDRVVERIADLVRNDKIKGISGIRDESDLKEPVRIVIELKQGHDPHIVLNQLYQFSSLQETHSIILLALVDGKPRELTLKEMMQEFLRHRVIVIRRRTQFLLASARKRKHVVEGLLLALADIDHIIQIIRNSRTQAEAKEKLMGVECPASMMERALGDRGYTDFQLERGISDTYRLTSVQTDAILRMTLGQLAGLEQERLAEEHSALLDEISEYRDILGDPVRIYGIIRADLEEISRRYGTDRKTVIDDEELGNYNMEDLITEETMVVTISTQGYIKRIPATTYRAQKRGGKGIAGMRAEEEDPVEHLFVASTHAYLLFFTNQGKVYWQKVWEIPQMSRESRGRAVVNLLNLSPDEKIRDCVVVRNFDLPGHFLMMGTKKGIVKKTELEAYSRPKRGGIIAIKLREDDELVDVVITKPNDQIVLSTSTGMAIRFSESDARPMGRNTSGVKGISLRKGDEVVGMVVADPTATLLTACEFGYGKRTTFGPGDEMAGKELPMSDEGSEEDGLIEEEVPVEEPEAEDLGSANRYRTQRRGGKGVIDIKATRRNGKVVGIAAVHDSDEVLMMTTRGKIQRIAVKDVSVIGRNTQGVRIMSLDEGDSLTAIVRVPSQDIDPSEIEAASAPIAPVSELPIDESLPESTSESDVSDASEGE
- a CDS encoding serine hydrolase domain-containing protein, translating into MLPRSYQKLPAIVLCCFAMLGNLVRADEPARAGEFPSLSKPIQELMEEYQAIGLAVAVVRNGEPVHAESFGLRSLETKEPLRAEDLFRIASISKSFSATAVMQLVEAGKLQLSDDAGDLAGFSIRNPEHPDTPITLKMLLSHSSSLNDSQGYFSLDVLDPSKATYAPKCFSPKKPGTEHRYCNLNFNLIGAIIERASGERFDDYVANHILKPLGLTGGYRVDALDADRFVTLYEYDSNTKSFTPSPNAYHPRREEIDRYVFGYSTPIFSPTGGMKISASDLARYMTMHMQMGEVDGVRILSAEHAKLMQTPVLESSGYGLAITTTNKLIPGQMLKGHTGSAYGLYSMMFFHPEKKFGFVLITNGCNPKQSEGQTEFMNRAARLVYREWIQPSRNIPLSKTESP
- a CDS encoding orotidine 5'-phosphate decarboxylase / HUMPS family protein, giving the protein MKPIVQISLDLTNIDEALETAEMAMRAGVDWLEAGTPLILAEGLHGIRALRSRFPNVPIVADLKTMDGGYLEAEMMAKAGATHVVVMARAHEETVRCVVKAGKDFGVKVMGDNMICPDMVAGAKWLEDLGCDYVIHHIGYDERRGIAARGHRMPSPLDQLREVVQAVKIPVQAVGGLSLEQAVACPSYGAPLVVLGAPLTIDADSFKTASGDLESSLRLICEKIHASETRVF
- a CDS encoding glycosyltransferase; protein product: MNPNRTRLLLCSSSMEAGGSERQMLYLMQYLDRSRFDLSLYLLYPKGSLLEEVPEDVAVYSYWGDRSPPRWNWPGRIFADQVRHLTQHLRSHPVDLVYDRLFHMALIAGPAAKRTQTPRIATLVSPPNEDVVRSEKRWLAWKKRALRRSYLSAQGLLAVGSETAASAALFYNIPRERFRIVTSPIDVKRIESSAQMPWENSSLDLRCKQVIAIGRQSDEKGHRYLIEAMALYQKFVEQGDAPPVVVHLVGDGVLRKELESLTDSLGLRGSVLFHGVQANPYSLLAKSDLMVLPSLYEGLPNVVLEAMLCRVPVLATNTPGGAGELFRRTGLGQLVARCSATEIANAMRRRFSDPDPWLAPLEAARQYILENHSMDRWIGELSDLFESLRRRGSH